One window of Calonectris borealis unplaced genomic scaffold, bCalBor7.hap1.2 HAP1_SCAFFOLD_310, whole genome shotgun sequence genomic DNA carries:
- the LOC142077579 gene encoding BRCA1-A complex subunit Abraxas 1 isoform X1 — MCPTGPCPALPCRRRPLGAPATAARPAIVGGMEGESTSALLSGFVFGALAFQHLSTDSDTEGFLLGDVKGEAKNSITDSQMDDVEVVYTIDIQKHIPCYQLFSFYNSAGELNELALKKILSGCKKSVIGWYKFRRNTDQTMTFRERLLHKNLQSHLANQGLVFLLLTSSVMTESCSTYRLEHALHRPQEGLFQKVPLVVTNLGMAEQQGYRTVSGSCVSSGFVRAVRQHRSEFFYEDGSLQEVHKINEMYATLQEELKKICSTVEASERSVEKLLAEVSQLKEEIKRKKQQSCSGEDRDYPGEPKENVLLCQALQTFFPNSGLQTCIVSFKGRQISKNCCNIDHNINVMDKLTLMVEERDFTEAETRHLTKRKVRGTTTGSKSFKKSRSLQLHQKLLRDQEDSDQERKLTLSSTETDEDVLEKIRDTNEYPHSPTF, encoded by the exons ATGTGCCCGAccgggccctgccctgccctgccctgccgccggcGGCCGCTGGGGGCTCCCGCCACCGCGGCGCGGCCCGCCATTGTCGGGGGCATGGAGGGCGAGAGCACGTCGGCCCTGCTCTCGGGCTTCGTCTTCGGAGCCCTCGCCTTCCAGCACCTCAGCACCGACTCGGACACG GAAGGTTTTCTCCTTGGAGATGTGAAAGGTGAAGCCAAGAACAGCATTACTGACTCACAAATGGATGATGTTGAGGTTGTTTATACAATCG ATATACAGAAGCATATTCCATGCTACCAGTTGTTCAG CTTTTATAATTCCGCAGGAGAACTGAATGAACTTGCCCTGAAGAAAATACTATCAGGCTGTAAGAAG AGTGTAATAGGATGGTACAAATTCAGACGTAACACAGACCAGACCATGACATTCCGGGAAAGACTTCTTCATAAGAATTTACAGTCGCACCTAGCAAATCAGGGCCTTGTATTCCTTTTATTAACCTCTAGCGTGATGACAGAAAGTTGTTCTACTTACAGACTGGAACATGCCTTACATCGGCCACAAGAAGG TCTTTTCCAGAAAGTTCCTTTGGTGGTTACTAACTTGGGTATGGCAGAACAGCAAGGTTACAGAACAGTGTCTGGTTCCTGCGTATCTTCTGGTTTTGTGAGAGCAGTAAGACAACACAG GTCAGAATTCTTTTACGAAGATGGATCCTTACAAGAGGTTCATAAGATAAATGAGATGTATGCCACCTTGCAGGAGGAACTGAAG aaaataTGCTCCACAGTAGAAGCCAGTGAACGATCTGTAGAGAAACTCTTAGCAGAGGTGAGccaattaaaagaagaaataaagaggaaaaagcaacaaagtTGTTCAG gagaagACAGAGATTACCCAGGAGAGCCAAAGGAGAATGTTCTCCTTTGTCAGGCACTGCAAACATTTTTCCCCAATTCTGGACTTCAGACATGTATTGTTTCCTTCAAAGGCCGACAGATATCGAAGAACTGCTGTAACATTGACCATAATATTAATGTCATGGACAAATTGACTCTCATGGTAGAGGAAAGAGACTTCACTGAAGCCGAAACAAGACACCTCACCAAGCGTAAAGTCAGAGGGACCACAACAGGATCAAAGTCATTCAAGAAATCAAGATCGCTGCAGCTTCACCAAAAATTACTTCGAGACCAAGAGGACAGTGACCAGGAAAGAAAGCTTACTCTGAGTAGCACTGAAACAGATGAGGATGTGTTGGAAAAAATTAGAGACACAAATGAATACCCACACTCTCCTACTTTCTGA
- the LOC142077580 gene encoding small ribosomal subunit protein bS18m-like isoform X1, producing MAVRAVAALRPWCRLAPAVLWERPRRLQHERQPGRSDQPIQMENPYKEPPKKCVLCGINVDYKNVQLLSQFVSPHTGCIYGRHITGLCNKKQKEITKAIKRAHVFGETVLRFRKAVQTPCVSGMASGAKECRCSSKGLLLRASWCS from the exons ATGGCGGTGCGGGCTGTGGCGGCGCTGAGGCCCTGGTGCAGGCTGGCGCCCG CGGTGCTGTGGGAGCGGCCGCGCCGCCTGCAGCACGAGCGGCAGCCCGGCCGGTCCGACCAG CCCATACAAATGGAGAACCCCTATAAAGAGCCTCCTAAAAAATGTGTCTTATGTGGAATAAATGTGGACTACAAGAATGTGCAG cttCTTTCCCAGTTTGTTTCCCCTCATACTGGCTGCATTTATGGCAGGCATATAACAG GCTTGTGCaacaagaagcagaaggaaattacAAAAGCCATTAAAAGAGCTCATGTGTTTG GTGAAACAGTGCTCCGATTTAGGAAGGCTGTTCAGACCCCCTGCGTCTCAGGGATGGCTTCTGGAGCAAAGGAGTGCAGGTGCAGCAGCAAGGGCTTGTTGCTGAGGGCAAG
- the LOC142077580 gene encoding small ribosomal subunit protein bS18m-like isoform X3 has product MENPYKEPPKKCVLCGINVDYKNVQLLSQFVSPHTGCIYGRHITGLCNKKQKEITKAIKRAHVFGETVLRFRKAVQTPCVSGMASGAKECRCSSKGLLLRASWCS; this is encoded by the exons ATGGAGAACCCCTATAAAGAGCCTCCTAAAAAATGTGTCTTATGTGGAATAAATGTGGACTACAAGAATGTGCAG cttCTTTCCCAGTTTGTTTCCCCTCATACTGGCTGCATTTATGGCAGGCATATAACAG GCTTGTGCaacaagaagcagaaggaaattacAAAAGCCATTAAAAGAGCTCATGTGTTTG GTGAAACAGTGCTCCGATTTAGGAAGGCTGTTCAGACCCCCTGCGTCTCAGGGATGGCTTCTGGAGCAAAGGAGTGCAGGTGCAGCAGCAAGGGCTTGTTGCTGAGGGCAAG
- the LOC142077579 gene encoding BRCA1-A complex subunit Abraxas 1 isoform X2: protein MCPTGPCPALPCRRRPLGAPATAARPAIVGGMEGESTSALLSGFVFGALAFQHLSTDSDTEGFLLGDVKGEAKNSITDSQMDDVEVVYTIDIQKHIPCYQLFSFYNSAGELNELALKKILSGCKKSVIGWYKFRRNTDQTMTFRERLLHKNLQSHLANQGLVFLLLTSSVMTESCSTYRLEHALHRPQEGLFQKVPLVVTNLGMAEQQGYRTVSGSCVSSGFVRAVRQHRSEFFYEDGSLQEVHKINEMYATLQEELKKICSTVEASERSVEKLLAEVSQLKEEIKRKKQQSCSGKLNKCNAREPKENVLLCQALQTFFPNSGLQTCIVSFKGRQISKNCCNIDHNINVMDKLTLMVEERDFTEAETRHLTKRKVRGTTTGSKSFKKSRSLQLHQKLLRDQEDSDQERKLTLSSTETDEDVLEKIRDTNEYPHSPTF from the exons ATGTGCCCGAccgggccctgccctgccctgccctgccgccggcGGCCGCTGGGGGCTCCCGCCACCGCGGCGCGGCCCGCCATTGTCGGGGGCATGGAGGGCGAGAGCACGTCGGCCCTGCTCTCGGGCTTCGTCTTCGGAGCCCTCGCCTTCCAGCACCTCAGCACCGACTCGGACACG GAAGGTTTTCTCCTTGGAGATGTGAAAGGTGAAGCCAAGAACAGCATTACTGACTCACAAATGGATGATGTTGAGGTTGTTTATACAATCG ATATACAGAAGCATATTCCATGCTACCAGTTGTTCAG CTTTTATAATTCCGCAGGAGAACTGAATGAACTTGCCCTGAAGAAAATACTATCAGGCTGTAAGAAG AGTGTAATAGGATGGTACAAATTCAGACGTAACACAGACCAGACCATGACATTCCGGGAAAGACTTCTTCATAAGAATTTACAGTCGCACCTAGCAAATCAGGGCCTTGTATTCCTTTTATTAACCTCTAGCGTGATGACAGAAAGTTGTTCTACTTACAGACTGGAACATGCCTTACATCGGCCACAAGAAGG TCTTTTCCAGAAAGTTCCTTTGGTGGTTACTAACTTGGGTATGGCAGAACAGCAAGGTTACAGAACAGTGTCTGGTTCCTGCGTATCTTCTGGTTTTGTGAGAGCAGTAAGACAACACAG GTCAGAATTCTTTTACGAAGATGGATCCTTACAAGAGGTTCATAAGATAAATGAGATGTATGCCACCTTGCAGGAGGAACTGAAG aaaataTGCTCCACAGTAGAAGCCAGTGAACGATCTGTAGAGAAACTCTTAGCAGAGGTGAGccaattaaaagaagaaataaagaggaaaaagcaacaaagtTGTTCAGGTAAGTTAAATAAATGCAATGCCA GAGAGCCAAAGGAGAATGTTCTCCTTTGTCAGGCACTGCAAACATTTTTCCCCAATTCTGGACTTCAGACATGTATTGTTTCCTTCAAAGGCCGACAGATATCGAAGAACTGCTGTAACATTGACCATAATATTAATGTCATGGACAAATTGACTCTCATGGTAGAGGAAAGAGACTTCACTGAAGCCGAAACAAGACACCTCACCAAGCGTAAAGTCAGAGGGACCACAACAGGATCAAAGTCATTCAAGAAATCAAGATCGCTGCAGCTTCACCAAAAATTACTTCGAGACCAAGAGGACAGTGACCAGGAAAGAAAGCTTACTCTGAGTAGCACTGAAACAGATGAGGATGTGTTGGAAAAAATTAGAGACACAAATGAATACCCACACTCTCCTACTTTCTGA
- the LOC142077580 gene encoding small ribosomal subunit protein bS18m-like isoform X2 codes for MAVRAVAALRPWCRLAPAVLWERPRRLQHERQPGRSDQPIQMENPYKEPPKKCVLCGINVDYKNVQLLSQFVSPHTGCIYGRHITGLCNKKQKEITKAIKRAHVFGFMPVMFKNPSFLTDPKICNVKYPE; via the exons ATGGCGGTGCGGGCTGTGGCGGCGCTGAGGCCCTGGTGCAGGCTGGCGCCCG CGGTGCTGTGGGAGCGGCCGCGCCGCCTGCAGCACGAGCGGCAGCCCGGCCGGTCCGACCAG CCCATACAAATGGAGAACCCCTATAAAGAGCCTCCTAAAAAATGTGTCTTATGTGGAATAAATGTGGACTACAAGAATGTGCAG cttCTTTCCCAGTTTGTTTCCCCTCATACTGGCTGCATTTATGGCAGGCATATAACAG GCTTGTGCaacaagaagcagaaggaaattacAAAAGCCATTAAAAGAGCTCATGTGTTTG GATTTATGCCAGTTATGTTTAAGAACCCATCATTTCTCACAGACCCCAAGATATGTAATGTCAAGTATCCAGAGTAA